The following are encoded together in the Narcine bancroftii isolate sNarBan1 chromosome 10, sNarBan1.hap1, whole genome shotgun sequence genome:
- the nkx2.3 gene encoding homeobox protein Nkx-2.3 encodes MMLPSPVTSTPFSVKDILNLEQQSHHHLRPDLPSQFQSPSSCMHATGEMSSFADSEEKISFLNSLSAQDSHGDASLSPDLYIHGALRSPCENKLEDAILRNADKKNCSLKKSPESEDKSEDAERPKQRQRRKPRVLFSQAQVFELERRFKQQRYLSAPEREHLANTLKLTSTQVKIWFQNRRYKCKRQRQDKSLELAGHHHPPPPRRVAVPVLVRDGKPCMAGSQSYASPYSVGANAYAYNGYPSSYAGYGGSPAYNANYTYTSIPSLQPSSAPNAFMNVDLTNVNSTMQAQSHQAAAMPACQGTLQGIRAW; translated from the exons ATGATGCTTCCAAGTCCGGTCACGTCGACGCCATTCTCGGTCAAAGACATCCTGAATCTGGAGCAGCAGTCGCACCATCATTTGCGGCCGGATTTACCGTCTCAGTTCCAATCCCCGTCCTCTTGCATGCACGCCACGGGAGAAATGTCCAGTTTCGCGGACAGCGAGGAGAAAATCTCCTTTCTGAACTCTCTGTCGGCACAAGACAGTCACGGGGACGCCAGTCTCTCGCCCGACCTTTATATTCATGGAGCTCTCAGGAGTCCGTGTGAAAACAAGTTAGAGGACGCGATTCTACGGAATGCGGACAAGA AAAACTGCAGTTTGAAGAAGTCTCCGGAAAGTGAGGACAAGAGCGAAGATGCCGAGCGACCGAAGCAGAGGCAGAGACGGAAACCCCGTGTGCTTTTCTCACAAGCCCAGGTCTTCGAACTGGAGAGAAGGTTTAAGCAGCAAAGATACCTGTCCGCCCCGGAGAGGGAACATCTGGCCAACACTCTCAAACTCACCTCCACTCAGGTCAAGATCTGGTTTCAGAACCGGCGCTACAAGTGCAAAAGGCAACGTCAGGACAAATCCTTGGAACTCGCGGGCCATCACCATCCACCTCCTCCCAGACGCGTGGCCGTCCCGGTCCTGGTCCGGGACGGCAAGCCCTGCATGGCGGGATCCCAGAGTTACGCCAGTCCTTACAGCGTCGGCGCCAACGCGTACGCTTACAACGGCTACCCATCATCGTATGCCGGTTACGGCGGCAGCCCGGCCTACAACGCAAACTACACATACACCAGCATACCTTCACTGCAGCCTTCCTCGGCACCCAATGCCTTCATGAACGTGGACCTCACTAACGTTAACAGCACGATGCAGGCCCAGTCTCATCAAGCAGCCGCCATGCCTGCTTGCCAAGGAACTCTACAGGGTATCAGAGCCTGGTGA